A part of Vigna radiata var. radiata cultivar VC1973A unplaced genomic scaffold, Vradiata_ver6 scaffold_349, whole genome shotgun sequence genomic DNA contains:
- the LOC106778750 gene encoding uncharacterized protein LOC106778750 isoform X1, whose protein sequence is MEEPVIEQSSSAAATASSGNTARPRLQKYALRSGNKSKEDKSDNTPNCSNPYQSKSVLFRGRSLGASSVSKSVSVLDFSGKEKSGSAKPPRRLSIPAKAPATSRPKLGGNITPISETRTGRSALGQGRSKTPISDISKTTKLNLLTSASYWLNQIKLSETASKHSISLAFFKLALEAGCEPLGPMQEELKSYVRRHQLDDGIGETVKALFERYNISESMEQLQLSETISHAPEEGTRSSDDDVHSSSSTTESRKLKPRSLNSTKLTPSTESTKNQKSNLGSSLRGNLSTSTNTTTPRPSLDKRNNRLVKKSEKPSKQESNKEKGMVKKQEKKSNVKEAAASAPKSNKENMQTLSTEEISVAEVV, encoded by the exons ATGGAAGAACCCGTCATCGAACAGTCCTCCTCTGCTGCTGCTACTGCTTCATCTG GGAACACTGCCAGACCCAGGCTTCAAAAGTATGCGCTTCGCTCTGGCAATAAATCCAAGGAAGACAAATCAGATAACACACCCAATTGCTCCAATCCTTATCAATCAAAGAG TGTTCTTTTCAGGGGCAGAAGTTTGGGTGCTTCGAGTGTAAGTAAAAGTGTGAGTGTTCTAGATTTTTCTGGCAAGGAGAAGTCTGGTAGTGCCAAGCCACCCAGAAGGCTCTCAATTCCTGCCAAAGCACCAGCCACTTCGAGGCCGAAGCTGGGTGGCAACATTACCCCAATCTCCGAGACTAGAACTGGGAGGAGTGCTTTAGGTCAAGGCAGAAGCAAAACACCCATTTCTGACATTTCCAAGACAACAAAGTTAAACCTTCTGACTTCGGCTTCATATTGGTTGAACCAGATTAAGCTCTCTGAAACTGCTTCTAAGCACTCAATTTCACTTGCCTTCTTCAAACTAGCTTTGGAGGCAGGATGTGAG CCTCTCGGGCcaatgcaagaagagctaaaatCTTATGTGAGAAGACATCAACTTGACGATGGCATTGGTGAAACTGTGAAAGCATTGTTTGAGAGGTATAACATATCAGAAAGCATGGAGCAGTTGCAGTTGTCTGAAACTATTTCACATGCGCCCGAAGAGGGAACTCGGTCTTCTGATGATGATGTCCATAGCTCTTCTTCTACCACTGAGAGTAGAAAACTGAAACCCAGGAGCTTAAATTCTACCAAACTCACACCTTCAACAGAGTCAACAAAGAATCAAAAGAGTAATCTTGGATCCAGTTTGAGAGGGAATTTGAGCACCAGCACCAACACCACAACTCCAAGGCCTTCTCTAGACAAAAGGAATAATAGGTTGGTTAAAAAATCTGAGAAGCCAAGCAAGCAAGAATCAAACAAGGAAAAGGGCATGgtaaagaaacaggaaaagaaaTCTAATGTCAAAGAAG CTGCAGCTAGCGCACCAAAGAGCAACAAAGAAAATATG CAAACTCTAAGCACTGAAGAGATCAGCGTGGCAGAAGTCGTGTGA
- the LOC106778750 gene encoding uncharacterized protein LOC106778750 isoform X2, whose translation MEEPVIEQSSSAAATASSGNTARPRLQKYALRSGNKSKEDKSDNTPNCSNPYQSKRGRSLGASSVSKSVSVLDFSGKEKSGSAKPPRRLSIPAKAPATSRPKLGGNITPISETRTGRSALGQGRSKTPISDISKTTKLNLLTSASYWLNQIKLSETASKHSISLAFFKLALEAGCEPLGPMQEELKSYVRRHQLDDGIGETVKALFERYNISESMEQLQLSETISHAPEEGTRSSDDDVHSSSSTTESRKLKPRSLNSTKLTPSTESTKNQKSNLGSSLRGNLSTSTNTTTPRPSLDKRNNRLVKKSEKPSKQESNKEKGMVKKQEKKSNVKEAAASAPKSNKENMQTLSTEEISVAEVV comes from the exons ATGGAAGAACCCGTCATCGAACAGTCCTCCTCTGCTGCTGCTACTGCTTCATCTG GGAACACTGCCAGACCCAGGCTTCAAAAGTATGCGCTTCGCTCTGGCAATAAATCCAAGGAAGACAAATCAGATAACACACCCAATTGCTCCAATCCTTATCAATCAAAGAG GGGCAGAAGTTTGGGTGCTTCGAGTGTAAGTAAAAGTGTGAGTGTTCTAGATTTTTCTGGCAAGGAGAAGTCTGGTAGTGCCAAGCCACCCAGAAGGCTCTCAATTCCTGCCAAAGCACCAGCCACTTCGAGGCCGAAGCTGGGTGGCAACATTACCCCAATCTCCGAGACTAGAACTGGGAGGAGTGCTTTAGGTCAAGGCAGAAGCAAAACACCCATTTCTGACATTTCCAAGACAACAAAGTTAAACCTTCTGACTTCGGCTTCATATTGGTTGAACCAGATTAAGCTCTCTGAAACTGCTTCTAAGCACTCAATTTCACTTGCCTTCTTCAAACTAGCTTTGGAGGCAGGATGTGAG CCTCTCGGGCcaatgcaagaagagctaaaatCTTATGTGAGAAGACATCAACTTGACGATGGCATTGGTGAAACTGTGAAAGCATTGTTTGAGAGGTATAACATATCAGAAAGCATGGAGCAGTTGCAGTTGTCTGAAACTATTTCACATGCGCCCGAAGAGGGAACTCGGTCTTCTGATGATGATGTCCATAGCTCTTCTTCTACCACTGAGAGTAGAAAACTGAAACCCAGGAGCTTAAATTCTACCAAACTCACACCTTCAACAGAGTCAACAAAGAATCAAAAGAGTAATCTTGGATCCAGTTTGAGAGGGAATTTGAGCACCAGCACCAACACCACAACTCCAAGGCCTTCTCTAGACAAAAGGAATAATAGGTTGGTTAAAAAATCTGAGAAGCCAAGCAAGCAAGAATCAAACAAGGAAAAGGGCATGgtaaagaaacaggaaaagaaaTCTAATGTCAAAGAAG CTGCAGCTAGCGCACCAAAGAGCAACAAAGAAAATATG CAAACTCTAAGCACTGAAGAGATCAGCGTGGCAGAAGTCGTGTGA